TCCAGGTTCTGGCGATAGATGGCCGTGGTGGCCGCGAGGGCGGCGTTGATCTCTTCTGCCGGAACCTTGACCTCGATCTTGGTTTCGACCGGGGATACTTCGGTGACGTTGTAATCCATGGGACCCTGTCTCCTCAAAATATGACTGTACGGATAAAGGGGCTTGTGTAGAGCAATTCCCCGCAAAAGGAAACCCCCCTTCCCGGCCACGCCGGAGAGGGAAGCCGGCAGGGTCAGCCCGCGTTGCCCAGAGAGGGCTGGGGAGGCTCGAACGGCAGCCTGACGCTTACGGTGGTGCCTACGCCGGAATCGCTGCGCACCGCCACTCTGCCCCCGTGCTGCTCCACCACGATGTAGTAGACCACCGAGAGGCCCAGGCCGGTGCCCTCCCCTGGCGCCTTGGTGGTGAAGAACGGCTCGAAAACTCTCTCGCGCGTGGCCTCGTCCATGCCTGGGCCGTTGTCAGTGACGTCGATGCAGGCCATGCCCTCGGCCGAGTGGGTGCTCACGGTGATGGTTGGGTTCTGCGTCCCGGCGGCTGCCAGGGACTGGGCCGCGTTCTTGAGCAGGTTGAGCACCACCTGTTCGATCTGCGTCGGCACGCACCAGACTGAAACCAGGTCCTGGGCGTCCTGGCGGATGATCTCGATATGCCTGAAATCGTACTTCTTCTGCAGGTCGAATTCACTCACGGCCAGTTCAAGGGCCTTGTCCACAATACAGCTGAGCTGCACATGCGCCTTGCTGGCGTCGGAGCGGCGGCTGAACTCCAGAATGTTGGAGACGATGCGCGATGCCCGGACGCCGGAGGACTGGATCGACTCCAGCAGCTCCGTGACGCCCCTGTCTTCCATGTAGTTCTTCAAGGCCGCCAGGTCGATCCCGGCGCGCTCGGCGCTGCGGCGGTTCGGCTCCAGCTCCTGCGAGAGCCTGCGCGTGACGGACTGCACGCCCTGCAGGATGCCCGCCAGGGGGTTGTTGATCTCATGGGCCATGCCCGCGGCCAACGCCCCGACCGAGAGCATCTTCTCGGTCTGCATGAGCATCTCTTCCAGACGGACACGGGAGGTCACGTCGTCCAAGCGCGCCGCAGCCTCGGCCTCGGCTCCGTCACCGAGCCTGAAGAGGGTGGCGTCGTACCAGGCGGGCTCCTTTCCCCGCTTGCCGGGCATCTTGCGCAGAACCCGCGGCTGGCCGTCCTTCAACGTTTGGCCCAAAGCCGGCCCGAGGTCAGGCAGCCAGGGCAGCACCTCCCCGAGCTGGCGCCCCTGTATGTCAGTGGTGTGCTGACCGAGCAACTGCGCTCCGTGAGCGTTGACCATTGTCACGGCGCCTTCGCCGTTTACCACCAACAACGTGGACGGCATGGCGTCCACAATGGTGCGCAACAGGTCGCGGGCGTGCCTGAGTTCGGCCTGGGCCCGCAGGCGCACGGTCACGTCGCGGGCCACCACCACGGCCATGGTCTGCTTGCCGACCCCGAGCACGCTCACGCTCACTTCCACGGGGAAGCGCCCTCCCCCGGGCTGGGGCAGGCTGGAGATGAAAGCCGCGCCGCGCCCGCCGGGCGTCTGCGGGTTGTTCAGGTCGGTCAGGGTCGAGAAGGAACGTTCCCCCAGCAGGGACGAGAGCCTGGAGCCAAGCAACTGTTCGCGGGCCAGGCCCGTCTTGTCGCAGGCGGTCCTGTTCAGGTCGGCTATGACGGTGGTGTCGGCATTGACCAGGAAGATCAGGTCGCTGGCGATGTCGAGCAGTTGCCGGAAACGCTCCAACTGCTCCATACGCTCGCGCAACTCCGGGTAGTAGCTCTTGCGCATGGAGCGCTCGCCCAGCCCGATGAGCTTGTCACGCGTCGCGTCGCGGTTGCCCGGAGCCTCCGGTCCGGGTCCGCCCTGCTCATCTTCGTCAAAGGGCCGACTCATAGATCGCCTCAATGTCCGCCCGTGTCGGCTTGCGGGGGTTGGTGAGCAGACAGGGGTCTTGCATGGCCATTTCGGCAAGTCTGGGGATATCCCCCCGGGTCACACCCAGGTCGCCCAGGGACTGCCCCATGCCCACGCGCTCGTTGAGGGAGCGCAGCGCTGCGTCAAGGGCTTCGAGCACCTCGTTGTCCGCGCCGTGCCGCACGTCGCACCCCAGGGCCAGGGCGATGTCCCGGTAGCGCAGCGGGGCCGATGGGAAGTTGAAGCGCGCCACCGGCGCCAGCAGAATGGCGTTGCACTGGCCGTGGGGCAGGTCGAGCAGGCCCCCCAGGCTGTGCGCCATGCCGTGCACCGCGCCCAGGATGGCGTTGGAGAAGGCCAGGCCGGCGTCAAGGCTGGCCAGGCTCATCTGGGTGCGGGCTTCCATGTCGGAGGGGTCAGCCACGGCCTGAGGCAGGTGTTTGCCCACCAGACGGACCGCCTCGAGGGCGAACAGGTCCGTCACGGGGGCGCTGGCGTTTGAGACGTAGGCCTCGATGGCGTGGGTCAGGGCGTCGAGGCCGGTGTTGGCAGTGAGATCCGGCGGCATGGTGGCGGTCAGCCTGGGGTCGATGAGCGAGACGTCGGGCACGAGCATCTTGCTGACCAGGGCGATCTTCACCTTGCGCCTGGTGTCGGAGACGATGGCGAACTGCGAGACGTCGGCCGAACTGCCTGAGGTTGTGGGTACGCAGACCAGGGGAGGCAGGGCGCGGGGAATCGTGTCCACGCCTTCGTAATCCAGGATGTCACCGCCGTTGGCCTGGACCACGCCAACACCCTTGGCGCAATCCATGGCGCTGCCGCCGCCGAGGCCTACCAGGGCGTCGCAGCCCTTGTCCCGAAAGATCTCCGCAGCCGCCATCACCTCGAAATCTTTGGGGTTGGCAGTGACATTGCTGAATACGACGCAATCAAGATCCGCAGCCCGCAGGGACGCTTCGACCATGCCGGCCCAGCCGGTGTCCACAACACCCTGGTCGGTTACCAGCATGGGACGCTTGGCGCCGAGGTTTTGTGCGTATTGCGCCGTCAATTCCGACGCGCCGAGTCCGAAAACGAATTCGGGTGCGACGAACTTCCTCAGCTCCAGCCCGGGCGCGCATTCCATGATCCACCCCTCGTTACAGGTGACTGGCTGGTGTTAAAGATACCACGGATGTTCTTGGTGAGTCAAAGCAATGTCCCACATGCACTGGGCATAATGACACTGACTTCATAAGAGCTGGAGCACAGCTGGGAATGTAGCGGACGCCTGGCGGGCCCGCGGGAGGAGAAACCGGGATGGGAAAAGCGCGGGCCGGAGCGATTTCCGGCCCGCGCGAAGCAAATCAGCCGACCTTGTCCACAAACCTGCTGCCAAGAGGAGAGACGCGAAGCGACGAGCGATATCCCGTCAGCCGCTGGTTCTCCTGCTTCGCCTTCAGCAGGTCGCGCTTGATGGCCTCGTGCAGCCTGCGGGCCTCCGAGGTGATCTGCCCCTGAAGGCTTTGAAGCTGGAGCAGCTTCTCCTTGAGTTCGCCGATGCGCTTCGGATCGCGCATGCGCCAGGCTTCCTCCATGAGGGAGAACCGCTCATGGGCCAGGCGTTCCGCCTCCTCGACTTCGCCTTCGCAGAGCTGGCCGAGTTCCAGGCGTCCGGTTTCAAGGGCCTGATCGAGGATGTCTATCTCATCCTTCATAGCGATGCCGCCTTTGGTTACGCCGCGCGGGCGACGTCCTTGATGTCCTCGCGCAGCTGGGCAACGATCTTCTTCCACCTCTCGACGGAAGGGGTGAACTCGTACTCCAGCAGGTCCGCCAGGAGGATCCAGTCCTCGCTCTCGATGACCTCCAGCATCTCCGAGAACAGCCCGGAGAGGTCGTCGGCGGCCTCGTTGAACTGGCGGGAGCGCTTCAGGCTGAATTCGTCGCGCAGCACGCCCACCATGCCCAGGAAGTCGCGGGTGACGTCCATGAGATCCTGGTAGACCTCAAGGGCCTCGCCGTCGTCGGCCTTGCGGAACAGGTCCGCCACGCGGCGCGCGCCGTGGTCCATCAGGGTGATGACCTTGTAGAGCTCGCGCGTGATGTTCACGGCCATCTCGGTGGTGGCCACGGTGATGAGCTCGACGGACTCGATGTCCGACGATTCCACGTCCTCGGCCTGGTGGGGGTAAATTTCGGAGAAAGGCTCGCTGTTGACCAGCACGTCGGTGACGATGCGGCCATCATACTGCTTGTCTTCCATCACTTTGACGAGAATCTGCTCCAGGTTCTCGAAGTCCTGGATGTGTAATCCGGTTTCCCGGCCGTCCACGGCGATCATGTCTCTCCCTCCTCAAGGATGTGACGGTGTGGCAAAAAATTCCTGCACCGTACCCATACAAGGAGCATGCCAACAGGCTCT
This genomic stretch from Fundidesulfovibrio soli harbors:
- the ercA gene encoding alcohol dehydrogenase-like regulatory protein ErcA, with the protein product MECAPGLELRKFVAPEFVFGLGASELTAQYAQNLGAKRPMLVTDQGVVDTGWAGMVEASLRAADLDCVVFSNVTANPKDFEVMAAAEIFRDKGCDALVGLGGGSAMDCAKGVGVVQANGGDILDYEGVDTIPRALPPLVCVPTTSGSSADVSQFAIVSDTRRKVKIALVSKMLVPDVSLIDPRLTATMPPDLTANTGLDALTHAIEAYVSNASAPVTDLFALEAVRLVGKHLPQAVADPSDMEARTQMSLASLDAGLAFSNAILGAVHGMAHSLGGLLDLPHGQCNAILLAPVARFNFPSAPLRYRDIALALGCDVRHGADNEVLEALDAALRSLNERVGMGQSLGDLGVTRGDIPRLAEMAMQDPCLLTNPRKPTRADIEAIYESAL
- a CDS encoding PAS domain-containing sensor histidine kinase is translated as MSRPFDEDEQGGPGPEAPGNRDATRDKLIGLGERSMRKSYYPELRERMEQLERFRQLLDIASDLIFLVNADTTVIADLNRTACDKTGLAREQLLGSRLSSLLGERSFSTLTDLNNPQTPGGRGAAFISSLPQPGGGRFPVEVSVSVLGVGKQTMAVVVARDVTVRLRAQAELRHARDLLRTIVDAMPSTLLVVNGEGAVTMVNAHGAQLLGQHTTDIQGRQLGEVLPWLPDLGPALGQTLKDGQPRVLRKMPGKRGKEPAWYDATLFRLGDGAEAEAAARLDDVTSRVRLEEMLMQTEKMLSVGALAAGMAHEINNPLAGILQGVQSVTRRLSQELEPNRRSAERAGIDLAALKNYMEDRGVTELLESIQSSGVRASRIVSNILEFSRRSDASKAHVQLSCIVDKALELAVSEFDLQKKYDFRHIEIIRQDAQDLVSVWCVPTQIEQVVLNLLKNAAQSLAAAGTQNPTITVSTHSAEGMACIDVTDNGPGMDEATRERVFEPFFTTKAPGEGTGLGLSVVYYIVVEQHGGRVAVRSDSGVGTTVSVRLPFEPPQPSLGNAG